One genomic segment of Belonocnema kinseyi isolate 2016_QV_RU_SX_M_011 chromosome 2, B_treatae_v1, whole genome shotgun sequence includes these proteins:
- the LOC117166913 gene encoding dnaJ homolog subfamily A member 2-like yields the protein MADNKLYDILGVPRTASDQEIKKNYRKLAKEFHPDKNPNAGDKFKEISFAHEVLSDPKKRQTYDNFGLKGIQEGDDGMSGADCIFSELFGSPSFFGGLGGGFGGFSGFGGFGGGMGGRRRTQRGKDNIYPLKVTLEDMYNGNAVNLRISKNVICTGCKGIGGPENAFITCRSCAGHGFKVAYCQLGPGMTQQIQAHCTTCEGVGKVMNEKHKCTVCKGKKVTYQTKVLEVNVDKGMRDSQRILFRGESEQMPDTQPGDLVIVLQQKAHDVFDRSGDDLYLTKTIGLAEALCGINIIVKHLDGRELNITNPPGRIIEPGDVKGIVGEGMPFYKSPFEKGNLYVKFDITFPEDNFANEKVLETLASIFPPKAPVIVPRDAEEVELEEYDPNYKDTSNASRSSEAYASDDESSMHGSGVQCAHQ from the exons ATGGCAGACAATAAGTTGTACGACATCCTCGGAGTGCCAAGAACTGCTAGCGACCAGGAAattaaaaag AATTACAGGAAACTTGCAAAAGAATTTCACCCAGACAAGAATCCAAATGCGGGAGACAAATTCAAAGAGATTTCCTTCGCGCACGAAGTCCTTTCTGACCCCAAAAAGCGCCAGACTTACGACAATTTCGGATTAAAGGGAATTCAAGAAGGAGATGATGGAATGAGTGGTGCTGATTGCATTTTCTCTGAATTGTTCGGATCTCCGAGCTTTTTTGGAG GTTTGGGTGGTGGATTTGGCGGCTTCAGTGGATTCGGTGGATTTGGTGGGGGAATGGGAGGCAGGAGAAGAACGCAACGAGGAAAGGACAATATTTATCCCCTAAa AGTTACCTTAGAAGATATGTACAATGGAAACGCAGTAAACCTAAGAATAAGCAAGAACGTAATTTGCACTGGCTGCAAagg aatcggAGGTCCGGAAAATGCTTTTATCACGTGTAGAAGTTGTGCAGGTCACGGATTCAAAGTAGCCTATTGCCAGCTTGGCCCAGGTATGACTCAACAGATCCAAGCTCATTGTACCACTTGTGAAGGAGTTGGAAAAGTAATGAACGAGAAGCACAAATGTACTGTATGCAAAGGCAAAAAAGTTACGTATCAGACAAAGGTTTTGGAAGTTAATGTAGACAAAGGAATGAGAGATTCGCAAAGAATATTATTTAGAG GCGAAAGCGAACAAATGCCTGACACACAACCAGGAGATTTGGTCATTGTTTTGCAGCAGAAGGCTCATGATGTTTTCGACAGATCCGGAGACGACCTTTACTTGACAAAAACTATTGGTTTAGCCGAAGCTCTGTGTGGAATAAATATCATTGTTAAGCACTTGGACGGCAGGGAATTGAACATCACGAACCCACCTGGTCGTATAATTGAACCCGGAGACGTCAAAGGAATTGTTGGTGAAGGTATGCCTTTCTACAAAAGCCCCTTCGAAAAGGGAAACCTCTACGTTAAATTCGATATCACCTTCCCTGAAGACAACTTTGCGAACGAGAAAGTTCTAGAg ACCCTTGCCTCTATCTTTCCACCGAAAGCACCGGTGATAGTTCCCCGCGACGCAGAGGAGGTCGAACTAGAAGAATACGATCCTAATTACAAAGACACGTCGAATGCATCTCGTTCTAGTGAGGCTTATGCTTCAGATGACGAAAGTAGCATGCACGGTTCCGGAGTTCAGTGCGCACACCAGTAA